One segment of Tamlana crocina DNA contains the following:
- a CDS encoding DUF1761 domain-containing protein, whose translation MEFNFLAMIVAAVSALVVGFIWYNPKTFGTAWMKAADMTEEKMKGANMAKIFGLALLFAFLLSTALPGIVIHQMGAFSLVGGDPANALPSYEVFMADYSDAFRTFKHGVFHGVLTGIFIALPILGTNALFERKSAKYIFINAGYWIVTLGLMGGIICAWK comes from the coding sequence ATGGAATTCAATTTTTTAGCCATGATTGTGGCTGCGGTTTCGGCCTTGGTGGTCGGTTTTATTTGGTACAACCCAAAAACTTTCGGAACGGCTTGGATGAAAGCGGCCGACATGACCGAAGAAAAAATGAAAGGGGCCAACATGGCCAAAATCTTTGGTTTGGCACTGCTTTTTGCGTTTTTACTTTCTACGGCACTTCCCGGAATTGTAATCCACCAAATGGGAGCTTTTAGTTTGGTAGGGGGCGACCCAGCCAATGCATTACCGTCGTACGAAGTGTTTATGGCCGATTATTCCGATGCGTTCAGAACCTTTAAACATGGCGTATTCCATGGCGTGTTAACAGGTATTTTTATTGCTTTGCCTATATTGGGCACCAATGCGCTTTTCGAGCGTAAAAGCGCTAAATACATTTTTATAAATGCCGGATATTGGATTGTTACCCTGGGTTTAATGGGCGGCATTATTTGCGCATGGAAATAG
- the yiaK gene encoding 3-dehydro-L-gulonate 2-dehydrogenase yields MQITPENIQKVLYELFLKYKFNNTNAKLLANVFTESTLDGVSSHGVNRVPLFIEYVKKGIIKIDAEAEKTASFGNIERWDGNLGPGIVNATKCTNRAIELAKQHGMGMVALRNTNHWMRGGTYGKQAANANCISILFTNTKPNMPPWGGKDSRIGNNPFVVSIPRKKGHVILDMALSQFSFGKINDYRLKGEKLPYHGGWDDKDELSNDPDKILSKERGLPIGYWKGSALSMVLDMLATILSAGDSTYKISSKEIETAISQVYICIYPEVFNDNGLQEKLLEEIINFTQNVEPINPEDTIYYPGERSAQTRAKNLKEGIFVNRSIWEKIMAL; encoded by the coding sequence ATGCAAATTACACCCGAAAACATTCAAAAGGTTCTTTACGAACTCTTTCTTAAGTACAAATTCAACAACACGAATGCTAAATTACTTGCTAATGTATTTACAGAAAGCACTTTAGACGGTGTAAGCTCTCATGGCGTCAATAGAGTGCCTCTTTTTATAGAATATGTAAAAAAAGGAATAATTAAAATTGATGCTGAAGCAGAGAAAACAGCTTCTTTTGGCAATATAGAACGTTGGGATGGAAATTTGGGCCCTGGAATTGTAAATGCAACTAAGTGTACTAACAGAGCCATTGAATTAGCAAAACAACATGGAATGGGCATGGTAGCATTACGCAACACGAATCACTGGATGAGGGGCGGAACTTATGGAAAACAAGCTGCTAATGCCAATTGCATTTCAATACTTTTTACGAATACTAAACCAAACATGCCACCTTGGGGAGGAAAAGACAGCAGAATCGGTAATAACCCCTTTGTGGTATCTATTCCAAGAAAAAAAGGACATGTTATATTGGATATGGCGCTTTCGCAGTTTTCATTCGGTAAGATTAACGATTATAGACTTAAAGGAGAAAAATTACCTTATCATGGTGGCTGGGATGACAAGGATGAGTTGTCAAATGATCCCGATAAAATTTTATCAAAAGAGCGTGGTTTACCCATTGGTTATTGGAAAGGTTCTGCCCTTTCTATGGTGTTGGATATGCTGGCTACCATACTTTCTGCAGGAGACTCTACCTACAAAATAAGCTCAAAAGAAATTGAGACAGCCATTTCCCAAGTTTATATCTGTATCTATCCTGAGGTTTTTAATGACAATGGACTACAGGAGAAACTCTTAGAAGAAATTATTAATTTTACTCAAAACGTAGAACCAATAAATCCTGAAGATACAATATACTATCCAGGTGAAAGAAGCGCACAAACCAGAGCAAAAAATTTAAAGGAAGGCATTTTTGTAAACAGAAGTATTTGGGAAAAGATTATGGCACTCTAA
- a CDS encoding GNAT family N-acetyltransferase, translating to MIHYKIYASFNELPLGWDALAKHDVLLQSHYLQAMEEATPTNIQWFYIGVFKNEALEGIAIAQRVQLYLKDMFRNTQVSCIKTFFKDVVSRVLKGNILVVGNLTHTGQHGLFYNPKALLKTEFFEAIFSALDDIAKRIKRNQNKKIRAVALKDFFKDDAIHEAKAIFDSENLHQVYVQPNMILSVRPEWKTFQDYLQSLNKKYRDRYKRARKKRNSIKTVEMDLDAIEKHTPELHRFYMNVSNNAKFNTFILPENHFYSLKLQLKENFKVFGYYLKGELVGFFTLILNNQDLETYFLGYDKAHQYPNQLYLNMLYDMLEFAISNQFKKVVYARTAMEIKSSVGAKAKPMVVYLKHTNSFLNGIFRLIFKLMNPSEDWEVRHPFK from the coding sequence TTGATACACTATAAAATTTACGCATCATTTAACGAACTTCCGCTGGGATGGGACGCTTTAGCAAAACACGATGTGTTGTTGCAATCGCATTATTTACAAGCCATGGAAGAAGCTACTCCAACAAACATCCAATGGTTTTACATTGGTGTTTTTAAAAATGAGGCTTTGGAAGGCATTGCCATTGCGCAGCGGGTGCAGTTGTATTTAAAGGATATGTTTCGCAACACGCAGGTATCGTGCATCAAAACGTTTTTTAAGGATGTGGTGTCGCGGGTTTTAAAAGGCAATATTTTGGTGGTGGGCAACTTAACGCATACGGGGCAGCACGGACTTTTTTATAATCCGAAAGCCCTCTTGAAAACTGAATTTTTTGAGGCTATTTTTTCAGCTTTGGATGATATTGCTAAAAGAATCAAGCGCAATCAAAATAAAAAAATAAGAGCGGTTGCCTTAAAGGATTTTTTTAAGGATGACGCCATTCACGAAGCTAAAGCTATTTTCGATTCCGAAAATTTGCACCAAGTGTATGTGCAACCCAATATGATACTTTCCGTAAGGCCAGAGTGGAAAACGTTTCAAGACTATTTGCAAAGCCTCAATAAAAAATACCGCGACCGCTATAAACGGGCCCGTAAAAAACGAAATTCCATAAAAACCGTTGAAATGGATTTGGATGCTATTGAAAAGCACACACCCGAACTGCATCGCTTTTACATGAACGTCTCCAACAATGCCAAGTTTAATACGTTTATACTTCCCGAAAATCATTTTTATAGTTTAAAACTTCAGCTAAAGGAAAACTTCAAGGTTTTTGGTTATTATTTAAAAGGCGAATTGGTTGGTTTTTTTACGCTCATTTTGAACAACCAAGATTTGGAAACCTATTTTTTGGGTTATGATAAAGCGCATCAATACCCCAACCAGCTGTATTTAAACATGCTTTACGACATGTTGGAATTCGCTATAAGCAACCAATTTAAAAAAGTGGTTTATGCCCGTACAGCCATGGAAATAAAAAGTTCGGTGGGGGCAAAAGCCAAGCCCATGGTGGTGTATTTAAAGCACACTAACAGCTTTTTAAACGGTATTTTTAGATTAATCTTTAAGTTGATGAACCCATCGGAAGATTGGGAGGTGCGCCACCCGTTTAAATAG
- a CDS encoding sensor histidine kinase, whose translation MSLRNLILIIINSLIFMVILMLSITFYNQFSKVLDDRILLQLNSIKTLKQIQLENLIQTEWKTFLAEQSNEFSIDSLDMELPQSVLRTSGIYDFTSYNKEGKTSIGLVSVNDSMVKAKIIPYNKIKEILLERAGMGESGESYLVGADFTMRSPSRFMPEKAPSSIKAKTKGVVDALSGTTGRGVFHDYRGIDVYSVYSPISVSNLKWVILSEIDTSEVKAPLEQLKLRLLGLILIIMTAAIVLSLFLTKIITNPISNMRKSLKVMADGDYNQTDDFVINSNEIKDMFDALANLKKSLQGAVSFSNELGKMNLNSNYVPKSQNDLLGKSLIKMRDKLLEFRNKENKNRVNTKRLMVDGLENERRRLSRELHDGIGPLLTSLKFYIENRIESPTQKAEMKKILDGTISEIRLMSNALMPSTIDDFGVGVALTNFVDNIKKTSGISIEFEDLTKENESKITKNQAINIFRIGQELINNTLKHSKAKNIRITLSEFDDFISLFYFDDGEGFNINTVKLGSGIINMKERVEICNGEIKIKSKQGNTTFEIELPIEHEENKTNHS comes from the coding sequence ATGAGCCTAAGAAACCTCATACTCATCATCATAAACAGCTTGATTTTTATGGTGATACTCATGTTGTCCATCACCTTTTACAATCAGTTTTCAAAGGTATTGGACGATAGAATTCTGCTTCAGCTCAATTCCATAAAAACCTTAAAACAAATTCAGCTTGAAAATTTAATCCAAACGGAATGGAAAACTTTTTTGGCGGAACAAAGCAATGAATTTTCAATTGACAGCCTCGATATGGAGCTGCCTCAAAGCGTGCTGCGTACTTCTGGAATTTATGATTTTACGAGCTACAACAAAGAAGGTAAGACTTCAATAGGGTTGGTTTCGGTAAACGATAGCATGGTAAAGGCAAAAATTATCCCATACAACAAAATCAAGGAAATCCTATTGGAACGTGCTGGAATGGGGGAGAGCGGGGAGTCTTATTTAGTTGGGGCCGATTTTACCATGCGTTCGCCATCGCGGTTTATGCCAGAAAAGGCGCCTTCATCCATCAAAGCCAAAACCAAAGGGGTGGTTGATGCGCTTTCGGGAACTACCGGCAGAGGGGTGTTTCATGACTATCGCGGCATTGATGTGTACAGCGTTTACAGCCCCATATCCGTTTCTAACCTCAAGTGGGTTATCCTTTCGGAGATTGACACCAGCGAGGTAAAAGCCCCATTGGAACAACTTAAATTAAGGCTGTTGGGACTCATTTTAATCATCATGACAGCGGCTATCGTGCTATCGTTGTTTTTAACCAAAATTATTACCAACCCCATTTCGAACATGCGTAAAAGTTTGAAGGTAATGGCCGATGGCGACTACAACCAAACCGACGATTTTGTTATCAATTCCAACGAAATAAAGGACATGTTCGATGCTTTGGCGAACCTTAAAAAATCGTTACAGGGTGCGGTAAGTTTTTCCAATGAATTGGGAAAGATGAACTTAAATTCCAATTACGTTCCTAAAAGTCAGAATGATTTATTGGGAAAAAGTTTGATAAAAATGCGTGACAAACTGTTGGAGTTCCGAAATAAGGAAAACAAAAACAGGGTTAATACCAAACGCCTGATGGTAGATGGTTTGGAAAACGAACGCCGACGTCTCTCACGCGAACTGCACGACGGTATTGGTCCGTTGTTAACTTCGTTGAAATTTTATATTGAAAATCGTATTGAAAGCCCCACCCAAAAGGCTGAAATGAAAAAGATTCTCGATGGCACGATTTCAGAAATCCGACTGATGTCGAATGCCCTAATGCCTTCAACCATAGACGATTTTGGCGTTGGTGTGGCGCTCACCAATTTTGTGGATAACATCAAAAAAACTTCTGGCATTTCCATAGAGTTTGAAGACTTAACCAAGGAAAACGAGAGTAAAATCACGAAAAACCAAGCCATCAATATTTTTAGGATAGGACAGGAATTGATTAATAATACCTTAAAACATTCCAAAGCAAAAAATATCCGGATTACCCTTTCGGAATTTGACGATTTCATTTCCCTTTTTTATTTTGACGATGGCGAAGGCTTTAACATCAATACCGTAAAACTGGGTTCGGGCATTATTAACATGAAAGAACGGGTTGAGATCTGTAACGGTGAAATTAAAATAAAATCGAAACAGGGCAATACCACTTTCGAAATCGAATTACCTATTGAACATGAAGAAAATAAAACTAATCATAGCTGA
- a CDS encoding sigma-70 family RNA polymerase sigma factor, producing the protein MDFISKNFYKNKSDEDLIELINKGNEKAFNEIYRRYSKRLYYFFFKKLYQDHNKAEDFLQDLFLKLIEKANYFDKTKLFSTWFYTIAYNMCKNEYRLNEKQNLVKNGILVKPDVVVYSNVENKYDTAIFNRYLQNELAKIDENHRLAFLMRYQDNLSIKMISEIMGCSEGTVKSRLFYTIKKLSKQLNKFNALKNCNDGK; encoded by the coding sequence TTGGATTTTATAAGTAAAAATTTCTATAAGAATAAATCTGATGAAGATCTAATAGAACTTATCAATAAAGGAAATGAAAAAGCTTTTAACGAAATATATAGAAGATATTCCAAAAGACTTTATTATTTTTTCTTTAAAAAACTATACCAGGACCACAATAAAGCCGAAGATTTTTTACAAGATTTATTTCTTAAATTAATAGAAAAGGCTAATTATTTCGATAAAACCAAGTTGTTTTCTACTTGGTTTTATACTATCGCATATAACATGTGTAAAAACGAATACCGATTAAACGAAAAACAAAATTTAGTAAAAAACGGTATTTTAGTAAAACCAGATGTTGTCGTCTACTCGAACGTAGAAAACAAATATGATACTGCTATTTTTAACCGCTATTTACAAAATGAGTTAGCTAAAATTGACGAAAACCATAGGCTTGCATTCTTAATGAGATATCAAGATAATTTATCAATTAAAATGATAAGTGAAATTATGGGATGCTCTGAGGGTACCGTAAAATCTCGACTGTTTTATACAATTAAAAAACTATCAAAACAACTAAATAAATTTAATGCTTTAAAAAACTGCAACGATGGAAAATAG
- a CDS encoding sugar phosphate isomerase/epimerase family protein produces MNITRRNILKNLMLAPLVLGANKLMAHTNPLKKNSTSRLQYSINAYSFNSELRSGEMTFYDMMDFAADIGLDAVDITGYYFNSYPEIPSNKELFDLKRKALELGLDISWTGVRNDFATPNLVKRNNDIELIKNWLEVSSKIGSPIMRIFTGKHKSETYSKDDVKEWMANNFKTCAKYGELHGVVVGLQNHDEFLFTSEEVIDMLKRVNSDWFGLILDCGSLPSNDPYKEIENLAPYANYFLVKEHVKQKDSTKVPADLQRIAKIIQSSNYRGYVSFESLKEGDTKAIIKNMVSEFKSGLN; encoded by the coding sequence ATGAATATAACTCGAAGAAACATTTTGAAAAATTTAATGCTAGCACCTTTAGTTTTAGGAGCTAACAAACTAATGGCTCATACCAACCCATTAAAAAAAAATTCGACATCAAGACTGCAATACAGCATCAATGCGTATTCGTTTAATTCAGAGCTTAGGAGTGGCGAAATGACTTTTTATGATATGATGGATTTTGCAGCAGATATTGGTTTGGATGCAGTAGATATAACGGGGTATTATTTCAATTCATATCCAGAAATACCTTCAAACAAAGAGCTTTTTGATTTAAAAAGAAAAGCACTCGAGTTAGGACTTGATATTTCATGGACTGGCGTTAGAAATGACTTTGCCACTCCAAATCTTGTAAAAAGAAACAATGACATTGAACTTATCAAAAACTGGTTAGAGGTATCATCTAAAATAGGATCACCTATAATGAGAATTTTTACGGGAAAACATAAAAGCGAAACCTATTCAAAAGACGATGTAAAGGAATGGATGGCGAACAACTTTAAAACCTGTGCCAAATATGGTGAACTTCACGGTGTCGTTGTTGGTCTGCAAAATCATGATGAATTTTTGTTTACCAGTGAAGAAGTTATTGACATGTTGAAAAGAGTAAATTCAGACTGGTTTGGATTAATTTTAGATTGCGGAAGTTTACCTTCTAACGACCCTTATAAAGAAATAGAAAACCTTGCTCCTTATGCTAATTACTTTTTAGTAAAAGAACACGTAAAACAAAAAGATAGCACTAAAGTCCCTGCAGATTTACAACGCATAGCTAAAATAATACAATCTAGTAATTACCGTGGATATGTATCGTTTGAAAGCCTTAAAGAAGGAGATACAAAAGCCATTATAAAAAATATGGTTAGCGAATTTAAATCAGGCCTTAACTGA
- a CDS encoding VacB/RNase II family 3'-5' exoribonuclease: MSKKRKRKSGKKGISNLTNTILSILKKDRNQSYNYKQIAAKLGVNDASSRNQIIKTLAKLAAKQEIEQVDRGKFKAIVTAEYHVGILDLSSRGAGYVICDDFDEDVFIASNNVNKALQGDEVEFYVYKRRKRGKMEGEITNILKRAKSEYVGVIQMQKNNNYAFVVADSTKMYKDIFVPINKTLKAEDGDKVLVKLEDWPDNADSPYGKVLKVLGKPGEHGTEIHAILAEYGLPHDFPHDVEEYANNLDTSITKEEIAKRRDMRQDLTFTIDPKDAKDFDDALSFKILDNGLYEIGIHIADVSHYLKEGTVLDDEAYERATSIYLVDRVVPMLPEVLSNNACSLRPNEEKYTFSAVFQLNNKAEIKNQWFGRTVTYSDARFAYEEAQAIIENNPDVTLSGVEASQIKTEIPQDVSLTEKAYQTQPEIAQAILVLDRLAKIMRKKRMSTGAISFDKVEVKFNLDENNNPQGVFFKTSKDANKLIEEFMLLANKKVAEFIGKQSPKKTFVYRVHDEPDDSKLAALQNVVGRFGYKLNFKDRKTTSASLNNLLKEVVGKKEQNLVDTLTIRSMSKAEYTTHNIGHYGLAFDYYSHFTSPIRRYPDVMAHRLLQHYLDGGKSANEATYEEKCQHSSNMEMLATKAERDSIKYMQIRFMEDHKDQEFVGVISGVTDWGIYVEIIENKCEGMVSVRDMKDDHYGFDQDQYAMVGRNTKTMYQLGDEVIVKVKNTDLVKKHLDFNLVGKSED, encoded by the coding sequence ATGAGTAAAAAGAGAAAAAGGAAATCCGGTAAAAAAGGCATTTCCAACCTAACAAATACCATTCTAAGTATTTTAAAAAAAGATAGAAACCAATCTTACAACTATAAACAAATTGCGGCTAAATTAGGTGTTAACGATGCCAGTAGCCGTAACCAAATTATAAAAACCTTGGCCAAATTGGCCGCCAAACAGGAAATTGAGCAGGTTGATCGTGGCAAGTTTAAAGCCATTGTTACGGCCGAGTATCATGTGGGGATTTTGGATTTATCGTCCCGTGGCGCCGGTTACGTGATTTGCGATGATTTTGACGAAGATGTGTTTATAGCCTCAAACAATGTTAACAAAGCATTGCAAGGTGACGAAGTGGAATTTTACGTTTATAAGCGCCGTAAACGCGGAAAAATGGAAGGGGAAATTACCAATATCCTTAAGCGTGCTAAATCGGAATATGTTGGCGTTATTCAAATGCAGAAAAATAATAATTATGCTTTTGTTGTGGCCGATAGTACCAAAATGTACAAAGATATTTTTGTGCCCATCAATAAAACTTTAAAAGCTGAAGATGGCGATAAGGTTTTGGTAAAGTTGGAAGACTGGCCCGATAACGCCGATTCACCTTACGGAAAAGTGCTTAAAGTACTCGGAAAACCAGGTGAACACGGTACCGAAATTCATGCTATTTTGGCCGAATACGGATTGCCACATGATTTTCCCCACGATGTTGAGGAGTACGCCAATAATTTAGATACTTCGATTACCAAGGAAGAAATTGCCAAACGTCGCGATATGCGCCAGGATTTAACCTTCACCATCGATCCCAAGGATGCTAAGGATTTTGATGATGCCCTGTCGTTTAAAATTTTGGACAACGGACTCTACGAAATAGGAATCCACATCGCCGATGTATCGCATTACTTAAAAGAAGGCACAGTGTTGGATGACGAAGCGTACGAGCGCGCCACATCCATTTATTTGGTAGACCGTGTGGTTCCTATGCTTCCCGAAGTCTTATCGAATAATGCTTGTTCATTACGACCCAACGAAGAAAAATATACCTTTTCGGCAGTATTTCAACTGAATAATAAAGCTGAAATTAAAAACCAATGGTTTGGGCGAACCGTAACCTATAGCGATGCCCGTTTTGCTTACGAAGAAGCCCAAGCGATTATTGAAAACAATCCGGATGTCACGCTGAGCGGAGTCGAAGCGTCTCAAATAAAAACCGAAATCCCCCAAGACGTTTCACTCACCGAAAAAGCATATCAAACCCAACCCGAAATAGCACAAGCTATTTTGGTGCTTGACCGATTGGCTAAAATTATGCGTAAAAAACGTATGAGTACGGGCGCTATTTCGTTTGATAAAGTAGAAGTAAAATTTAATCTCGATGAGAACAACAATCCGCAAGGGGTATTCTTTAAAACCAGTAAAGATGCCAATAAGTTGATTGAGGAATTTATGCTGTTGGCCAATAAAAAAGTGGCCGAATTTATAGGAAAACAAAGTCCGAAAAAGACTTTCGTGTACCGAGTGCACGACGAGCCAGACGATAGTAAACTGGCGGCATTGCAAAATGTAGTGGGACGTTTTGGTTATAAACTCAATTTTAAGGACCGCAAAACCACATCGGCATCGCTTAATAATTTATTGAAGGAAGTGGTGGGCAAAAAGGAGCAAAATTTAGTCGATACTTTGACTATTCGCAGTATGAGCAAAGCTGAATATACCACGCACAATATTGGGCATTACGGTTTGGCGTTCGATTATTATAGCCATTTTACCTCACCCATTCGTCGTTATCCGGATGTGATGGCACACCGATTGTTACAGCATTATTTAGATGGCGGAAAAAGTGCCAACGAAGCCACTTACGAAGAAAAATGCCAACACTCCAGCAATATGGAAATGCTGGCCACCAAAGCCGAGCGAGATTCCATTAAATACATGCAAATTCGTTTTATGGAAGACCATAAAGACCAAGAGTTTGTGGGCGTAATTTCGGGGGTGACCGATTGGGGCATTTACGTGGAAATTATTGAAAACAAATGCGAGGGCATGGTAAGTGTGCGCGATATGAAAGACGACCATTACGGCTTCGACCAAGATCAATATGCCATGGTTGGGCGAAATACCAAAACCATGTACCAATTAGGAGACGAAGTGATTGTAAAAGTTAAAAACACCGATTTAGTTAAAAAACACCTCGATTTTAATTTAGTTGGAAAATCTGAGGATTAG
- a CDS encoding glutamine--tRNA ligase/YqeY domain fusion protein: protein MSEERRSLNFIEQIIEEDLANGLPKNDLRFRFPPEPNGYLHIGHTKAIGISFGLGEHYNAPVNLRFDDTNPAKEEQEYVDAIKKDVAWLGYKWDKELFSSDYFQQLYDWALQLIKEGKAYVDSQSSEAMAEQKGTPTQPGVDGPYRNRTIEENLDLFERMKNGEFDEGEHILRAKIDMQHPNMLMRDPIMYRIMKKAHHRTGNDWCIYPMYDWTHGESDYIEQISHSLCSLEFKPHRELYDWFLDQVVDPNKLRPKQREFARLNLSYTIMSKRKLLKLVEENIVSGWDDPRMPTISGLRRRGYTPVALRKFVETVGVAKRDNVIDVSLLEFCIREDLNKRAPRVMAVLDPVKLVITNYPKNKVEWLDAENNQEDDNAGFRKVPFSRELYIEKDDFKEEAGNKFFRLKLGGEVRLKNAYIIKAESVVKDEHITEIHCTYSEDTSKKVKGTLHWVSIQHAVKAEVREYDRLFMDEAPDAHQDKDFMEFLNPNSLKIIEAFVEPSLKEAKVGDRFQFQRLGYFNVDDDASEEKLVFNKTVGLRDSWAKATRVERSRNEPKPQQPKQNNKPNNQQPKRKAINVIQQLGKKYTNYPEDKQAKVKADILELAKEVSYDELEPLFNTAVKKVGTRIAATLVLGVLLENGQERNEEINAFLEKALEDKNELLVAEAKQIN, encoded by the coding sequence ATGTCTGAAGAAAGAAGATCGCTCAATTTTATCGAGCAAATTATAGAGGAAGATTTAGCTAATGGTTTACCGAAAAACGATTTACGTTTCCGTTTTCCGCCAGAACCCAACGGATATTTGCATATAGGTCATACCAAGGCCATCGGTATAAGTTTTGGTTTGGGTGAGCATTACAATGCACCTGTAAACTTACGTTTTGACGATACCAACCCTGCTAAAGAAGAACAGGAATATGTGGATGCCATTAAAAAAGATGTGGCTTGGTTGGGCTATAAATGGGACAAAGAATTATTTTCTTCCGATTATTTTCAGCAATTATACGATTGGGCACTGCAGCTCATCAAAGAAGGCAAAGCTTATGTCGATTCGCAAAGTAGCGAGGCCATGGCCGAACAAAAAGGTACGCCTACGCAACCAGGTGTGGATGGCCCTTACAGAAACAGAACGATTGAAGAAAACCTCGATTTGTTCGAACGCATGAAAAACGGCGAGTTTGATGAAGGCGAACACATTTTGCGCGCTAAAATTGATATGCAGCACCCCAATATGCTCATGCGCGACCCGATCATGTACCGCATCATGAAAAAAGCGCACCACCGTACCGGAAACGATTGGTGCATTTACCCGATGTACGACTGGACACATGGCGAGAGCGATTATATTGAACAGATTTCGCACAGTTTGTGTTCGTTGGAATTTAAGCCCCACAGAGAGCTTTACGATTGGTTTTTAGATCAAGTAGTCGACCCTAATAAATTAAGGCCTAAACAACGCGAATTCGCCCGTTTAAACCTCAGTTACACTATTATGAGCAAACGTAAACTGCTCAAATTGGTGGAGGAAAATATCGTTTCAGGTTGGGACGACCCGCGTATGCCTACCATTTCTGGGTTGCGCCGCCGTGGTTACACTCCCGTAGCTTTGCGTAAGTTTGTGGAAACCGTTGGTGTGGCGAAGCGCGATAACGTGATTGACGTATCGTTATTGGAATTTTGTATCCGTGAGGATCTAAACAAACGAGCTCCGCGTGTTATGGCGGTTTTAGACCCGGTAAAATTGGTGATTACCAATTATCCTAAAAATAAAGTAGAGTGGCTCGATGCCGAAAACAATCAGGAAGACGATAACGCCGGATTTAGAAAAGTACCGTTTTCACGTGAGCTTTACATTGAAAAGGACGATTTTAAGGAAGAAGCCGGTAACAAATTTTTCAGATTGAAATTGGGTGGCGAAGTTCGACTTAAAAATGCCTACATCATCAAGGCTGAAAGTGTGGTAAAAGATGAACATATTACTGAAATCCATTGTACCTATTCCGAGGATACTTCCAAAAAAGTGAAGGGCACCTTGCACTGGGTATCTATTCAGCATGCTGTAAAAGCGGAAGTAAGGGAATACGACCGATTGTTTATGGACGAAGCGCCCGATGCGCACCAGGACAAAGATTTTATGGAGTTTTTAAATCCGAATTCCCTAAAAATCATCGAAGCTTTTGTCGAACCAAGTTTAAAAGAAGCCAAAGTAGGCGATAGGTTCCAGTTTCAACGATTGGGCTACTTTAATGTGGATGACGATGCTTCCGAAGAAAAATTGGTATTCAACAAAACCGTTGGGTTGCGCGATTCGTGGGCTAAAGCAACCCGTGTTGAGCGTAGTCGAAACGAACCGAAGCCACAACAGCCAAAACAAAACAATAAACCTAATAATCAACAACCTAAGCGTAAGGCCATAAATGTGATTCAGCAATTGGGAAAAAAATATACCAATTACCCGGAAGATAAACAGGCTAAAGTAAAGGCTGATATTTTAGAGTTAGCCAAAGAGGTGAGCTACGACGAATTGGAGCCTTTGTTCAATACAGCGGTAAAAAAAGTGGGTACCCGTATTGCGGCGACTTTGGTGCTAGGCGTTTTGTTGGAAAACGGACAAGAAAGAAATGAGGAAATCAATGCCTTTTTAGAAAAGGCTTTGGAGGATAAAAATGAGTTGTTGGTGGCAGAGGCTAAACAAATAAATTAA
- the folB gene encoding dihydroneopterin aldolase, whose product MGIIKVENIRIFAYHGCLKEETKIGSDYRVDLEVEANLQTSANNDKLSDTVDYVFLNRVIKEEMSIASHLLETVAKRILTRIFNEDKLVTKATVWVSKLNPPIGGDVERVTIKMTEKRKN is encoded by the coding sequence ATGGGAATTATAAAAGTTGAAAATATTCGCATTTTTGCCTACCACGGCTGCCTAAAGGAAGAAACCAAAATTGGTAGCGATTACCGAGTGGATTTGGAGGTGGAAGCCAATTTACAAACTTCGGCCAATAACGATAAACTGAGTGATACGGTTGATTATGTGTTTTTAAACCGCGTGATTAAGGAAGAAATGAGCATCGCCTCTCACCTTTTGGAAACCGTAGCCAAACGTATTTTAACCCGCATTTTTAACGAAGACAAACTGGTTACCAAAGCCACGGTTTGGGTAAGTAAACTGAATCCGCCCATAGGTGGAGACGTGGAACGCGTAACGATTAAAATGACCGAAAAGCGTAAAAATTAA